The proteins below are encoded in one region of Deltaproteobacteria bacterium:
- a CDS encoding TIGR03546 family protein gives MLSIFAKLLSILNSETAAWQISLAFSFAMVAGLTPVAGIHNLFVLFLILILRVNLSSFIFGLVIFSGLSFILDPLFHHLGSAILAAASLQDLWTSLYNNPFMRLTRFNNTIVMGSLALSLFLFIPLFFLFNFLIKKYRETILEKIRNTKVMQLFKASKFYKVYEKVSYLRSSE, from the coding sequence ATGTTAAGCATATTTGCAAAGCTTCTTTCCATTCTTAACTCAGAAACAGCTGCCTGGCAAATTAGCCTTGCTTTTAGCTTTGCCATGGTTGCGGGACTGACGCCTGTGGCCGGTATCCATAATTTATTTGTCCTTTTTCTTATCCTCATTCTTCGTGTTAATCTTTCTTCATTTATCTTCGGCCTTGTCATATTCAGCGGCCTCTCCTTTATTCTGGACCCACTCTTTCATCATCTCGGCAGCGCTATTCTTGCTGCCGCTTCTTTGCAGGATCTCTGGACGTCCCTTTATAATAACCCCTTTATGAGGCTCACCCGTTTTAACAATACCATTGTTATGGGGAGCCTTGCCCTATCCCTTTTTCTTTTCATTCCCCTATTTTTTCTCTTTAATTTTCTCATTAAAAAATACAGGGAAACTATTCTGGAGAAGATTCGAAATACAAAAGTGATGCAGCTTTTTAAGGCAAGCAAGTTCTACAAAGTTTATGAGAAAGTTTCTTATTTGAGGAGCAGTGAATGA